From a region of the Entelurus aequoreus isolate RoL-2023_Sb linkage group LG27, RoL_Eaeq_v1.1, whole genome shotgun sequence genome:
- the zbtb37 gene encoding zinc finger and BTB domain-containing protein 37 isoform X2 produces the protein MERSGSIQLDIPDFSNSVLSHLNQLRVQGRLCDIVVHVQGQSFRAHKVVLAASSPYFRDHMSLSQMSTVSLTVIRNPSVFEQLLGFCYTGRLSLQLCDIISYLTAASFLQMQDVIDRCTHILEGIHLKISLVDPDHRPTDQEGVPPRPRTLEAPVRGARHPLPLGSSVDAASPGEETLSPTSGPCGPEQPGVSVNRAAKEPILRINRAGQWYVEAGSEADESSSVDGITIKTERTEQWIGTGREREEAGLAEAGGAMLIDVSGHGTTAPGTPGACGVRPSSSLGDADRFSPTGSVLVLADHPRAKSESPSRTDDPGHASSQGEEPAAYEDYVRDQAGDRWFRYNPRLTCIYCCKSFNQKGSLDRHMRLHMGITPFVCRLCGKKYTRKDQLEYHIRKHTGNKPFTCRLCAKSFPFQAILNQHLRKNHPGHDTHSASPETTTASLTSRGGPGDDASPGREETEAGPHPSVTTTGPD, from the exons ATGGAGCGCTCCGGCAGCATCCAGCTGGACATTCCGGACTTCAGTAATTCGGTTCTGTCCCACCTGAACCAGCTGCGGGTCCAAGGGCGCTTGTGTGACATCGTGGTCCACGTTCAGGGTCAGAGCTTCCGGGCCCACAAGGTGGTCCTCGCCGCCAGCTCGCCGTACTTCCGGGACCACATGTCCCTGAGCCAGATGAGCACGGTGTCGCTGACGGTGATCCGGAACCCGTCCGTGTTCGAGCAGCTGCTGGGGTTCTGCTACACGGGTCGCCTGAGCCTGCAGCTGTGCGACATCATCAGCTACCTGACGGCCGCCAGCTTCCTGCAGATGCAGGACGTCATCGACCGCTGCACGCACATCCTGGAAGGAATCCACCTCAAGATAAGCCTGGTCGACCCGGACCACCGGCCCACGGACCAGGAGGGGGTGCCGCCGCGCCCCCGCACCTTGGAGGCGCCGGTCAGAGGAGCCCGTCATCCGTTACCGCTCGGCTCCAGCGTGGACGCGGCCAGCCCCGGCGAGGAGACGCTCAGCCCGACGTCGGGACCTTGCGGGCCGGAGCAACCCGGCGTCTCGGTCAACCGGGCGGCCAAAGAACCCATCCTCCGCATCAACCGGGCGGGCCAGTGGTACGTGGAAGCCGGCAGCGAGGCGGACGAGAGCTCCTCCGTAGACGGCATCACCATCAAGACGGAGCGGACGGAGCAGTGGATCGGGACGGGGCGCGAGCGGGAGGAGGCGGGCCTGGCCGAGGCGGGCGGCGCCATGCTGATCGACGTGTCGGGACACGGTACAACGGCGCCGGGGACGCCGGGGGCCTGCGGCGTACGACCGTCCAGCAGCCTCGGCGACGCTGACAG gTTCAGCCCCACGGGGAGCGTCCTGGTCCTCGCCGACCACCCAAGAGCGAAGAGCGAATCCCCGAGCCGGACCGACGACCCGGGACACGCCAGCTCCCAG GGGGAGGAGCCGGCGGCCTACGAGGACTACGTGAGGGATCAGGCGGGCGACCGCTGGTTCCGCTACAACCCGCGGCTAACGTGCATCTACTGCTGCAAGTCCTTCAACCAGAAAGGCAGCCTGGACCGCCACATGCGCCTGCACATGGGCATCACGCCCTTCGTGTGCCGCCTGTGCGGGAAGAAGTACACGCGCAAGGACCAGCTGGAGTACCACATCCGCAAGCACACGGGCAACAAGCCCTTCACGTGCCGCCTCTGCGCCAAGAGCTTCCCCTTCCAGGCCATCCTCAACCAGCACCTGCGCAAGAACCACCCGGGCCACGACACCCACAGCGCCTCGCCCGAGACCACCACCGCCTCCCTCACGTCGAGGGGCGGCCCGGGCGACGACGCCTCCCCCGGGCGGGAGGAGACCGAAGCGGGC CCCCACCCGTCGGTCACCACCACGGGGCCCGACTGA
- the zbtb37 gene encoding zinc finger and BTB domain-containing protein 37 isoform X1, giving the protein MERSGSIQLDIPDFSNSVLSHLNQLRVQGRLCDIVVHVQGQSFRAHKVVLAASSPYFRDHMSLSQMSTVSLTVIRNPSVFEQLLGFCYTGRLSLQLCDIISYLTAASFLQMQDVIDRCTHILEGIHLKISLVDPDHRPTDQEGVPPRPRTLEAPVRGARHPLPLGSSVDAASPGEETLSPTSGPCGPEQPGVSVNRAAKEPILRINRAGQWYVEAGSEADESSSVDGITIKTERTEQWIGTGREREEAGLAEAGGAMLIDVSGHGTTAPGTPGACGVRPSSSLGDADRFSPTGSVLVLADHPRAKSESPSRTDDPGHASSQGEEPAAYEDYVRDQAGDRWFRYNPRLTCIYCCKSFNQKGSLDRHMRLHMGITPFVCRLCGKKYTRKDQLEYHIRKHTGNKPFTCRLCAKSFPFQAILNQHLRKNHPGHDTHSASPETTTASLTSRGGPGDDASPGREETEAGGGGGAAYNDGPHPSVTTTGPD; this is encoded by the exons ATGGAGCGCTCCGGCAGCATCCAGCTGGACATTCCGGACTTCAGTAATTCGGTTCTGTCCCACCTGAACCAGCTGCGGGTCCAAGGGCGCTTGTGTGACATCGTGGTCCACGTTCAGGGTCAGAGCTTCCGGGCCCACAAGGTGGTCCTCGCCGCCAGCTCGCCGTACTTCCGGGACCACATGTCCCTGAGCCAGATGAGCACGGTGTCGCTGACGGTGATCCGGAACCCGTCCGTGTTCGAGCAGCTGCTGGGGTTCTGCTACACGGGTCGCCTGAGCCTGCAGCTGTGCGACATCATCAGCTACCTGACGGCCGCCAGCTTCCTGCAGATGCAGGACGTCATCGACCGCTGCACGCACATCCTGGAAGGAATCCACCTCAAGATAAGCCTGGTCGACCCGGACCACCGGCCCACGGACCAGGAGGGGGTGCCGCCGCGCCCCCGCACCTTGGAGGCGCCGGTCAGAGGAGCCCGTCATCCGTTACCGCTCGGCTCCAGCGTGGACGCGGCCAGCCCCGGCGAGGAGACGCTCAGCCCGACGTCGGGACCTTGCGGGCCGGAGCAACCCGGCGTCTCGGTCAACCGGGCGGCCAAAGAACCCATCCTCCGCATCAACCGGGCGGGCCAGTGGTACGTGGAAGCCGGCAGCGAGGCGGACGAGAGCTCCTCCGTAGACGGCATCACCATCAAGACGGAGCGGACGGAGCAGTGGATCGGGACGGGGCGCGAGCGGGAGGAGGCGGGCCTGGCCGAGGCGGGCGGCGCCATGCTGATCGACGTGTCGGGACACGGTACAACGGCGCCGGGGACGCCGGGGGCCTGCGGCGTACGACCGTCCAGCAGCCTCGGCGACGCTGACAG gTTCAGCCCCACGGGGAGCGTCCTGGTCCTCGCCGACCACCCAAGAGCGAAGAGCGAATCCCCGAGCCGGACCGACGACCCGGGACACGCCAGCTCCCAG GGGGAGGAGCCGGCGGCCTACGAGGACTACGTGAGGGATCAGGCGGGCGACCGCTGGTTCCGCTACAACCCGCGGCTAACGTGCATCTACTGCTGCAAGTCCTTCAACCAGAAAGGCAGCCTGGACCGCCACATGCGCCTGCACATGGGCATCACGCCCTTCGTGTGCCGCCTGTGCGGGAAGAAGTACACGCGCAAGGACCAGCTGGAGTACCACATCCGCAAGCACACGGGCAACAAGCCCTTCACGTGCCGCCTCTGCGCCAAGAGCTTCCCCTTCCAGGCCATCCTCAACCAGCACCTGCGCAAGAACCACCCGGGCCACGACACCCACAGCGCCTCGCCCGAGACCACCACCGCCTCCCTCACGTCGAGGGGCGGCCCGGGCGACGACGCCTCCCCCGGGCGGGAGGAGACCGAAGCGGGCGGCGGAGGCGGCGCGGCGTACAACGACGGCCCCCACCCGTCGGTCACCACCACGGGGCCCGACTGA
- the LOC133644253 gene encoding uncharacterized protein LOC133644253, whose translation MKPFVLFFTWILAWASVSARSTWTNKPAIIVSTSDLNVGEFVEVSCTLPIDYRGGDCRLYRGDSRLPFRHMLALDYVCVFRLLSGDLLGPQPVGSLVSLRCDYHLQDYTSVSSDGASVVVWGTSPSPQLSVSHRVVSPNDTVEVICSPPRPPVYKCLFYRDQDTVAEGPCRRKLTGSQLARWATPAVLLPVNLTCRYRPQEDVYFLSDASSNNVLFVVANDYKTPE comes from the exons ATGAAACCGTTTGTGCTCTTCTTCACGTGGATTCTTGCCT GGGCGTCGGTCTCGGCCAGGTCCACGTGGACAA ACAAGCCCGCCATCATAGTCAGTACCTCGGACCTGAATGTGGGGGAGTTCGTGGAGGTCAGCTGCACGCTGCCCATCGACTACCGGGGTGGCGATTGTCGTCTCTACCGGGGAGACTCTCGCTTACCCTTCCGACATATGTTGGCCTTGGACTACGTTTGCGTCTTCCGCCTGTTGTCCGGCGACCTTCTGGGGCCGCAGCCGGTCGGCAGCCTGGTGTCGTTGAGGTGCGACTACCACCTGCAAGACTACACGTCCGTGTCCAGCGACGGCGCCAGTGTTGTAGTTTGGG GTACTAGTCCCAGTCCCCAGCTGTCAGTCAGCCATCGGGTGGTCTCTCCAAACGACACCGTGGAGGTCATCTGCTCGCCGCCGCGCCCGCCGGTCTACAAATGTCTCTTCTACCGAGACCAGGACACCGTCGCAGAGGGACCCTGCCGACGCAAGCTGACGGGCAGCCAACTGGCCCGCTGGGCGACACCTGCCGTACTACTTCCTGTCAACCTGACCTGCCGCTACCGACCCCAGGAAGACGTCTACTTCCTCTCAGACGCCAGCAGCAACAACGTGCTGTTTGTAGTCGCTAACGACTACAAAACACCAGAATAA
- the serpinc1 gene encoding antithrombin-III translates to MASSDWLLLLSLLSLVSGSAPVDVCDAKPKDLPLEPRCVYRKPEADAPEEPTEGPVPESTNPRVWELSKANGRFALALYQQVALSRTPGSNIFMSPLSVSTAFAMTKLGACEDTLQQIMKVFEFDSIKEKTSDQVHFFFAKLNCRLYRKKDATTDLISANRLFGDESLRFNATYQNISEAVYGAKLMPLNFREQPEQSRLAINQWVANKTDDRIQDTLPPGAIDANTVLVLVNTIYFKGQWEKKFDKDNVYESDFHLDAGHTCPVHMMFQENKFRYARLPREGVQLLEMPYRGRDITMVMVLPGPDVPLAQLEAGLDLATLSGWLDKMEESSVSVHVPRFRVEDRVRLKEKLQNLGLTHLFSSKQASLPGMLEDGGDGVYISDAFHKAFLEVNEEGSEAAAVTAVVAKGRSINLNQEIFMASRPFLLFIRESSINTLLFMGRVADPCHL, encoded by the exons ATGGCGTCCTCCGATTGGCTGTTGCTTCTGAGCCTGCTGTCGCTGGTCTCTGGCTCCGCCCCCGTGGACGTTTGCGACGCCAAACCCAAAGACCTCCCGCTGGAGCCGCGCTGCGTCTACCGCAAGCCCGAGGCCGACGCCCCCGAGGAGCCCACGGAGGGGCCGGTCCCCGAGTCCACCAACCCGCGAGTGTGGGAGCTGTCCAAGGCCAACGGACGCTTCGCCCTGGCGCTCTACCAGCAGGTGGCGCTCAGCAGGACGCCCGGCAGCAACATCTTCATGTCGCCCCTCAGCGTCTCCACCGCCTTCGCCATGACCAAACTGGGCGCCTGCGAGGACACGCTGCAGCAGATCATGAAG GTGTTCGAGTTCGATTCCATCAAGGAGAAGACGTCGGACCAGGTGCACTTCTTCTTCGCCAAGCTCAACTGTCGCCTGTACAGGAAGAAGGACGCCACCACCGACCTGATCTCCGCCAACCGCCTCTTCGGGGACGAGTCGCTGCGCTTCAACGCCACCTACCAGAACATCAGCGAGGCCGTGTACGGCGCCAAGCTGATGCCGCTCAACTTCAGG GAGCAGCCGGAACAATCCCGCCTCGCCATCAACCAGTGGGTCGCCAACAAGACCGACGACCGCATCCAGGACACGCTGCCGCCGGGCGCCATAGACGCCAACacggtcctggtcctggtcaaCACCATCTACTTCAAG GGTCAGTGGGAGAAGAAGTTTGACAAGGACAACGTCTACGAGTCCGACTTCCACCTGGACGCCGGCCACACCTGCCCGGTCCACATGATGTTCCAGGAAAACAAGTTCCGCTACGCCCGTCTGCCCCGAGAGGGCGTGCAGCTGCTGGAGATGCCGTACCGCGGCCGCGACATCACCATGGTGATGGTGCTGCCCGGCCCGGATGTCCCGCTGGCGCAG TTGGAGGCGGGGCTTGACCTGGCCACCCTGAGCGGCTGGCTGGACAAGATGGAGGAGAGCAGCGTTTCCGTGCACGTCCCTCGCTTCCGGGTCGAAGACCGGGTCCGCCTCAAGGAGAAGCTGCAGAACTTGGGCCTGACCCACCTGTTCAGTTCCAAACAGGCCAGCTTGCCAG GCATGTTGGAGGACGGCGGCGATGGCGTTTACATCTCAGACGCCTTCCACAAAGCCTTCCTGGAG GTCAACGAGGAAGGCAGCGAGGCGGCCGCCGTCACCGCCGTGGTGGCCAAAGGTCGCTCCATCAACTTGAACCAGGAGATCTTCATGGCCAGTCGGCCATTTTTGCTGTTCATCCGGGAGTCGTCCATCAACACGCTGCTCTTCATGGGCCGCGTGGCCGACCCCTGTCACCTTTGA